In Monodelphis domestica isolate mMonDom1 chromosome 3, mMonDom1.pri, whole genome shotgun sequence, the following proteins share a genomic window:
- the DSG2 gene encoding desmoglein-2 → MAVLPAEGAWRLGALLLLICFHFGNGLHLKVLHTDNENGLISPQGNLIRQKREWITAPVSLREGEDLSKKNPIARIHSDLAHEQNIKVTYRYTGQGITEPPFGVFVFDKITGELNVTKILDREEVPMYILTGYALDERGNNLERPLELRIKVLDVNDNEPVFTQDVFVGSVEELSPANTLVMKISATDADEKNHINSQVSYKIVSQEPAQPFVFFLDKDKGEILTTAFLLDREKHSHYSLIVEASDRSGQKTDKPVSRAKVQINILDVNDNIPVAEFEMYENTIEENQANVEVIRIKVTDLDEVGSDNWLANFTFISGNEEGYFHVETDSQTNEGIVTLVKELDYEVLKSLDLKIIVTNKAPFHKSIRNKFKAKSIPIKIKVKNVVEGVYFQSQSIKVQTSEQMERSEIGKTIGKFQAYDQDTGKIAHVTYAKGEDVDNWITVDPITSEIKLVKIPDYESKYVINGTYIAKIVAITKDIPSKTVTGTIEIMVKDINDNCPELVNPVQTICDDSTYVNVTAKDLDGYPYSSPFSFAVIDKPAGMAENWYFGHQESTSAWLIPKELKIGRSEVHLSVSDNQGLSCPEKQILTLTVCNCVSGSGCTEPLFDPYVGLGSGAIGLMIFALLLLLLLPLLLLLCHCGGGGGGAHGFTAIPGTVEMLHPWNNEGAPPEDKALTPLLATDAGVNFGATPGGLTRVGIISSESTKRGSSSGHHTMTVVDGGWEEHRNLLTSGITRTVGSAGAMSGATTMGAAGAMSGATTMGAAGAMSGATTMGAAGAMSGATTMGAAGAMSGATMLGAAGAMGAVGARTTTMALNEEYLKNYFSDKAASYVDNDEIQAAKDCLLVYSQEDSQSLHGSIGCCSFIEGDWDDSYLDDLGIKFKMLAEICTGQKLETANEPSPGHKLPTKASTRTASHSLYEQSTIQTEKSHSSSSGISLQASKPLSESPSETTKQELFAERSFSSRQGLKVGRPGPDLPPGNIVITETSYASGSTLPPSTLILNSRPPQSLVVTERVYAPTSALVDQPLVRQREDQSNMVVTERVYAPASALVDQPLRQREDQSNMVITEVARPKGAMSGSLGNIMDVPDSSYVVVRERESFLAPSSGLQSVMVTEGGVASTSNLQASKTASLQKNLDLQESGPSHSMVTASSTRITKHSTVQHSYS, encoded by the exons atctgCTTTCACTTTGGAAATGGACTTCACTTAAAG GTTTTACATACAGATAATGAAAATGGTCTGATCTCTCCACAAGGAAACTTAATCCGACAAAAGCGGGAGTGGATCACTGCTCCTGTATCCCTTAGGGAAGGGGAGGACCTCTCAAAGAAGAATCCAATTGCCAGA ATTCACTCTGATCTTGCCCATGAACAAAACATAAAAGTTACATATCGTTACACTGGACAAGGGATTACAGAACCACCTTTTGGTGTATTTGTCTTTGATAAAATTACTGGTGAACTGAATGTTACTAAGATTCTTGACCGAGAAGAAGTTCCAATGTATATA CTAACAGGCTATGCTTTGGATGAGAGAGGAAACAACCTGGAAAGGCCATTAGAGTTGAGAATTAAAGTTCTTGATGTAAATGATAATGAGCCTGTGTTCACCCAAGATGTCTTTGTTGGGTCTGTTGAAGAACTAAGCCCAGCAA ATACACTTGTGATGAAAATTAGTGCAACAGATGCTGATGAGAAAAATCATATCAATTCCCAAGTTTCTTATAAGATTGTGTCTCAGGAACCAGCCCAGCCTTTTGTCTTCTTCCTTGATAAAGACAAAGGAGAGATTCTAACAACAGCATTTCTTCTGGACAGAGAG AAACACAGCCACTACAGTCTGATTGTTGAAGCAAGTGACAGAAGTGGACAAAAAACAGATAAGCCTGTGAGTCGAGCCAAAGTACAAATTAACATTTTAGATGTCAATGATAACATACCTGTGGCTGAATTTGAGATG TATGAGAATACAATCGAAGAAAATCAAGCAAATGTGGAAGTCATACGGATAAAAGTAACTGACTTGGATGAAGTAGGCTCAGATAACTGGCTGgcaaattttacatttatttcagGAAATGAAGAAGGTTATTTCCATGTAGAAACAGATTCtcaaacaaatgaaggaattgtgACTCTTGTTAAG gaaTTGGATTATGAAGTACTGAAGAGTCTTGACTTGAAGATCATTGTCACCAATAAAGCACCATTTCACAAATCAATTAGAaataaattcaaagcaaaatcCATTCCTATCAAGATCAAAGTGAAAAATGTAGTGGAAGGTGTTTATTTTCAAAGCCAATCAATCAAAGTCCAAACTAGTGAACAAATGGAGAGGTCTGAAATAGGTAAAACTATTGGAAAATTTCAAGCCTATGATCAGGACACTGGGAAAATAGCCCATGTAAC GTATGCCAAGGGAGAAGATGTTGACAATTGGATCACAGTGGATCCTATCACATCTGAAATCAAACTTGTTAAAATTCCTGATTATGAATCTAAATATGTCATTAATGGTACTTATATTGCAAAGATCGTGGCTATCACtaaag atattccTAGCAAAACGGTCACTGGTACCATTGAAATCATGGTAAAAGATATTAATGATAACTGTCCAGAACTTGTAAATCCAGTACAAACTATCTGTGATGATTCAACATATGTAAATGTTACTGCCAAGGACCTGGATGGTTATCCATATAGTTCCCCTTTCAGCTTTGCAGTCATTGACAAACCAGCTGGAATGGCAGAGAATTGGTACTTTGGACACCAAGAAA GTACAAGTGCATGGTTAATacctaaagaattaaaaataggcAGAAGTGAAGTCCACCTGTCAGTGAGTGACAACCAAGGATTAAGCTGTCCTGAAAAACAGATCCTGACTTTGACAGTCTGTAACTGTGTGAGTGGTAGTGGCTGTACTGAACCCCTGTTCGACCCCTATGTGGGGCTGGGGTCTGGAGCAATTGGGCTCATGATTTTTGCACTGCTTCTGTTGCTAC ttttacCCCTTTTACTGCTTCTGTGCCACtgtggtggtggaggaggaggagcccACGGCTTCACAGCCATACCTGGTACTGTAGAGATGCTGCATCCGTGGAACAATGAAGGGGCACCACCTGAAGACAAGGCAT TGACACCTCTCCTGGCCACAGATGCTGGAGTAAATTTTGGAGCAACCCCTGGAGGATTAACTAGAGTAGGAATTATAAGCAGTGAATCAACTAAGAGAGGAAGTAGCTCAGGCCATCACACTATGACTGTGGTAGATGGAGGATGGGAAGAACATAGAAACCTTCTGACTAGTGGAATTACAAGAACTGTTGGGTCAGCTGGAGCCATGAGCGGTGCCACaacaatgggggcagctggagcCATGAGTGGTGCCACAACGATGGGGGCAGCTGGAGCCATGAGTGGTGCCACAACGATGGGGGCAGCTGGAGCCATGAGTGGTGCCACAACGATGGGGGCAGCTGGAGCCATGAGTGGTGCCAcaatgctgggggcagctggagcCATGGGGGCAGTTGGAGCCAGGACAACCACCATGGCACTGAATGAAGAATATCTGAAAAACTACTTTAGTGAT AAAGCTGCTTCCTACGTTGACAATGATGAAATTCAAGCAGCAAAAGACTGCCTTCTAGTTTATTCTCAGGAAGATTCGCAGTCTCTTCATGGTTCTATTGGCTGTTGCAGCTTCATCGAGGGAGACTGGGATGATAGTTACCTGGATGATTTAGGAATCAAGTTCAAGATGCTAGCAGAAATATGCACGGGGCAAAAACTAGAGACAGCTAATGAACCCAGTCCAGGGCACAAACTTCCCACCAAAGCTAGTACACGTACAGCTTCCCATTCCCTTTATGAGCAGAGTACCATTCAGACAGAAAAGTCCCACTCCTCGTCGTCGGGCATCAGCCTCCAGGCTTCAAAGCCTCTGAGCGAGTCGCCTTCAGAGACCACGAAGCAAGAATTATTCGCTGAACGGTCCTTCTCTTCCAGGCAGGGGCTGAAGGTGGGGAGACCCGGCCCCGATCTGCCTCCTGGGAATATCGTCATAACAGAAACATCCTACGCCTCAGGCTCCACATTGCCCCCCAGTACTCTGATCCTCAATTCCAGGCCCCCGCAGAGCCTCGTGGTGACCGAGAGGGTGTACGCTCCCACCTCCGCTTTGGTAGACCAGCCGCTCGTCCGGCAGCGCGAGGACCAAAGCAATATGGTGGTCACTGAGAGGGTGTACGCTCCTGCCTCTGCTTTGGTAGACCAGCCGCTCAGGCAGCGGGAAGACCAAAGCAATATGGTGATCACCGAAGTGGCCCGGCCTAAGGGCGCCATGTCTGGTAGCCTAGGAAACATTATGGATGTTCCTGATTCGAGCTATGTTgtggtgagggagagagagagcttcctGGCCCCGAGCTCGGGCCTGCAGAGCGTGATGGTAACAGAAGGAGGGGTGGCCTCCACCTCGAATCTGCAGGCCTCAAAGACGGCCTCCCTACAGAAAAATTTAGATTTACAGGAATCTGGTCCATCTCATTCGATGGTGACCGCATCTTCCACCAGAATCACCAAGCACAGCACCGTCCAGCATTCTTATTCATAA